In Parasegetibacter sp. NRK P23, the genomic stretch AAAGCCGCTTTAGAAATCTAAAATTAAGAAAATAAAAGTTCCGCAATAACACAGAATCTTTGCGTGACACGAAAAAAACTATAACTCCACAAACAACTCCTCGCGTTTCCTCCGCACCTTAGGCGCCGAAGCCAAGGCATCTTGTGCTGCATCCCTGTAACCGAGTGGCAGTAAAGTAACCGCGCGCAATCCTTTCTCTTTCAACCCCAGCAATACATCCAGCTCCGGTCCGTTGAAGCCTTCCATCGGCGTGGCGTCAACACCTTGTTCGGCCGCGGCTACGATGGCGGTTCCGAACGCGATATAAGCCTGGCGCGCGTTCCATTGGAAGCTTTGTTCGGGGTCTTTGCCGGAGGTGGCACCGGTGATCATCGACTTAAACCCATCCAGTGCTTCCAAAGTCAATCCTCTTTCTTCCGCTATCTGCCCGATATAGGCATCTACCTGGAAATCGGCTATTTTTTCCCAGGCGGCGAATACCAGCAGGTGAGACGATTCCACGATCTGCGGCTGGTTGTAAGCGATGGGCTGAATCTTCTTTTTTAATTCAGGATCCGTGATCACCAGGATCGTATAGGGCTGAAGTCCGAGCGAGGATGGACTTAATCTCGTTGCTTCGAGAATAGCGTTTACTTTTTCTTCAGGAACAGCCTGGCCGTTCATTCTTTTGGTGGCATAGCGCCATTGCAGTGCGTTCAGAATACTCATGATTGATAGTGTTAATATTTATTTATAATGTATAATTTCTAACAGTGTTATTTTTTGGGGCCAAAAAAAAGTGACTACAAAGTCAGCCTCCCAGTCCTTTTATAAAAACGGAGATCATGTCTTTCAATACCAGTTGATTCATTTCCTGTTTGGAGGCATCAGTACTCATCAGGTTAATGGAGACCAGGCCATGCAACATCGACCAGTAGGAATGCAGTTTTAAGACCGCGTTTTCCTTTTTGCCATGTTGCTCCAGGATAGTGGTGAGTGGCGCATAAAGTACACTGGTAAAGCGTTGCACTTCTTCCACCTCGCGCACGGTTTCACAGGAAGGCATCCCCAGGCCAAACATCAGCTGGTAATGCTCTTTGTGCTCGAAAGCGAAGTTCCAGTAAGCCTGGCCAATGGCCTCCAGCTGTGCCGAAGGGTATTCCATTTCATCCGCGGCTTTCCCCACATATTCCGCCAGCATGCCGAATCCTTCTTTCACAAATTCTTTCAGCAGGGCATCCTTGTTTTCGAAATGTTCGTACACCACGGGGGCACTGTACTCAATAGCATCGGCTATCTTCCGGATGGAAATGGCCGCGCAGCCTTCCTCCTTCATCAGCCGGCGTGCCTCTACCAGTATGTTCTGGCGGAGTTCCTGCTTTTGCCTGAGTTTACGTTCTGAAATGCCCATTGTATTTTTTCTAACAGTGTTAGGCAAATGTAGGACTTTTTTCAGAACGCCAAGCGCTTTAACCTTTTTTTATAAGTGGAGGGCTATTTTCTGCCACCCGGCGGACAATGTTTTTTAAGGTATTCGGTATAAAGTGTACGCAGGTGTTCATTGGTGCCTTCCCCTTCGCTGATGCTGTGCGAGCGGTTGGGATAACTCATAAGGCTGAATTGTTTGTTGTGTTTGATGAGTTCGTTGATGAGCAGTTCCGCATTCTGGTAGTGCACGTTATCGTCGCCGGTTCCGTGGATGTACAGCAGGTTACCTTTCAGGTTTTTAGCATAAGTTACCGGGGATCCTTCCAGGAAATCAGCGCGGTTTTCCTGCGGCAGTCCCATATATCTTTCCTGGTAGATATTATCGTAGGTCAGTTGGTTGGCCACCGCTGCAATGGCGATACCGGTGGTATAGATTTCAGGGTAACGAAACAGCAGGTTAAGGGTCATGGAACCGCCGCCGCTCCAGCCCCATACGGCGATCCGCGTGGGGTCGACGAAGGACCATTTCATGATTTGTTTCGCGGCCATGGCCTGGTCGCGTGCGTTGATAACACCTACTTTCCGGTAAATGCTTTTCCGCCATTCGCGCCCTTTGGGCGCTGGGGTGCCGCGGTTGTCCAGTGAGATGTAGATGTACCCGTCGGCGCTCATGTTTCCTTTGTACAAACGGTTGGAGCCCGCGCCCAGTTGGTCGTTCACTGTGGTGGCCGCGGGTTCGCCGTAAACATGGAATACAACGGGGTATTTCAGTGTGGAGTCGAAATTGTCCGGCATCACCATCCAGCCATCAAGGGTTACGCCGTCTTCGGTAGTGACCTGGAAGAATTTGGTTAGACTTGTTTTAGAACTCGCCGCGGCGAAAGCTTCTTCCTGGTTTTTGCCGGAAAGCGTTTGGTGTGAAGGAAGGAATAGCCATTCGGGTGAAATCATGCCCTGGTGGCTGGAGAAGCGGTGGAAGGCAAACCTGCCATCCGGCGTTATTTCGTAACTGTTGGTGCCGGCAAGTTGAGCGGGTGTAAGTCGTTTCGGGCTTCCTTTTCCATCAAGCGTACAAACATACAGGTACTTTTGTGTCGCGTTTTCAGGCGATGCGGTAAAATAGAGCCTGTTGTTTTTTTCATCGATGCGGATGATATTTTCCAGATCGTAAGCACCTTTCGTAAGCAGTTGTTCTTTTTTTCCATCAAGGCTCATTCGAAATGCATGGCGCCAGCCATCCTTTTCGCTTACCCAAACAAATTCCTTCCCATTATTCAGCCAGTCCCAGCCGGCGATATTGCCGCCCCAGGTAGACTTTACATCTATCCAGGCGTTATCTGTTTCTTTATGAATGGCTTTTGTGGTGCCCTTTTCAGCATCAGCGGTAAACAAAATACTCTCCTGCTGTTTGCGGTTGAGTTGCTGAAGGATGAGTTGTTTTGTACCGGGGATCCACTCCATGCGGGGCAGGTAATGCTCCCTGGAATGGCCGGGCAACTGCAGCCAGGTGATGTTGCCGCTTGCAATGGAAACCACACCTGCTTTAACGGCCGATGGTGATTCTCCTGTTTTCGGGTATTCAACAGGGATAGTATAGGAATAGATGGAATCGGTATTGTTGATCATCAGAAAATCGCGGGTGCCTTCGGCATCGGAATGCCAGAAGGCGATAGATGTTCCATCGGGGCTCCATCGGAAGCCGTCTCTGCAACCAAACTCTTCTTCATATACCCAATCGAAAGTGCCGTAAATGTTCCTTCTGTTCCCGTCTTTTGTGAGCGGCGTTATTTTTCCGCTGGCAATGTCTTCCACATAAATATTGTAATTGCTTACATACGCTACTTTTTTCCCGTCGGGAGAGAACTTCGCGAACATGAGTGAAGCGGAGGGCAATGTGCCGCCCAGTTTTTTCAGCGCTTTGGTACGGGTATCCAGCAGCCAGTAATCGCCGCGGGTATTGTAGCGCCAAACCCTGCGCGTGTTGGTGAACAGGAGCATTTGTGTTTCGCTGCTGTCCCAGGAAAAGTTGGCGATTTGCATGGGGCCGCCAGCGCCTTCGGGTTTATACCATTCAGCGGGCACTACCAGTTCTTTCTTATTTTCAGGGAGTTTGGTGCGTTGAAAACCGGCGAGCTCCAGCGACCAGAAGCCGCTGCCATCTTTGGTCCAGGCGCGTTCGCCGGGTTGGGACATGCCTTTCTGAACAAAACAGGCGAGCAATAAAATCAAATGCAATACAGGGAATATATTCTTGCGCATCAATGATGGATTTCTGGGATAACGTAATGTATTCGTGTAAAAAATTGAAGGGAGAAAAGTAGGCAGGAAGGCGACAGGCGGATTCACCAATATTCACCTGTTTTTTACGATTATTCCCTCCTTAGCACTTCCAGCGGTGGTTTGCGCACCACGTCCCTGCTGTTCAGCCAACCAATAAGTACCGTTAACCCCGATATACTAAAGAATATAACAAGTACCGGAAGGATGGAAGGGGAGAAGGGCGCGTCGAACATATATACCGCCAGGGCCCAACTGGCCGCTGCTGCCAATGCCAGTCCCGTGGCCGCTGCCAGTGCGCCGAGGAAAAAGTATTCGAGCGCGGTGATCTGTCCGATCTGTTTCCGGCTCGCGCCCAATGTACGGAGCAATACACTTTCCTGTACCCGCTGGTATTTGCTGATGAATACGGATGCGATCAGTACAATCAGGCCGGTGAGTATGCTGAATGCCGCCATGAAGCGCACCACGAAACCTATCTTTCCCAATACTTCATCCAGTACTTCGAGGATCAGGTTCAGGTCAATGATGGATACGTTGGGAAACCTGGCCACCACCGCCTGCTGGAATTTAGCGGATACTTCCCGTGAAGGCACCCGGCTGATGAGTACATGGAACTGCGGCGCGGCTTCCAGCACACCGGGCGGGAAGATGGCCCTGAAATTGGTTTGCACCCGTTGCCAGTTCACCTGGCGGATACTGCCCACGATCGTTTTTACCAGCATGCCCTGCACGTTGAAGGTGATGCTATCGCCAACCGATACCCGAAGTCTTTTCGCGTAGCGGTCCTCTAAAGACACCAATACAGGATCGTTGGGACCTTTCACTGTGGTACCCATTTTTCCTTCCAGTAGTTTTTCAGAATCGGTGAGCGTATCGCGGTAGGTTACCCGGAGTTCACCTTCAAAAGCCCGTGCGGGCGTACCAACTGCGGTATCGTTCTTTGCCTGAAGGGCGTTTTTCCCATTTACCGTTTCCACCCGCATGGTTACGATGGGCACCTGTTGTT encodes the following:
- a CDS encoding nitroreductase family protein is translated as MSILNALQWRYATKRMNGQAVPEEKVNAILEATRLSPSSLGLQPYTILVITDPELKKKIQPIAYNQPQIVESSHLLVFAAWEKIADFQVDAYIGQIAEERGLTLEALDGFKSMITGATSGKDPEQSFQWNARQAYIAFGTAIVAAAEQGVDATPMEGFNGPELDVLLGLKEKGLRAVTLLPLGYRDAAQDALASAPKVRRKREELFVEL
- a CDS encoding TetR/AcrR family transcriptional regulator; this encodes MGISERKLRQKQELRQNILVEARRLMKEEGCAAISIRKIADAIEYSAPVVYEHFENKDALLKEFVKEGFGMLAEYVGKAADEMEYPSAQLEAIGQAYWNFAFEHKEHYQLMFGLGMPSCETVREVEEVQRFTSVLYAPLTTILEQHGKKENAVLKLHSYWSMLHGLVSINLMSTDASKQEMNQLVLKDMISVFIKGLGG
- a CDS encoding S9 family peptidase, which codes for MRKNIFPVLHLILLLACFVQKGMSQPGERAWTKDGSGFWSLELAGFQRTKLPENKKELVVPAEWYKPEGAGGPMQIANFSWDSSETQMLLFTNTRRVWRYNTRGDYWLLDTRTKALKKLGGTLPSASLMFAKFSPDGKKVAYVSNYNIYVEDIASGKITPLTKDGNRRNIYGTFDWVYEEEFGCRDGFRWSPDGTSIAFWHSDAEGTRDFLMINNTDSIYSYTIPVEYPKTGESPSAVKAGVVSIASGNITWLQLPGHSREHYLPRMEWIPGTKQLILQQLNRKQQESILFTADAEKGTTKAIHKETDNAWIDVKSTWGGNIAGWDWLNNGKEFVWVSEKDGWRHAFRMSLDGKKEQLLTKGAYDLENIIRIDEKNNRLYFTASPENATQKYLYVCTLDGKGSPKRLTPAQLAGTNSYEITPDGRFAFHRFSSHQGMISPEWLFLPSHQTLSGKNQEEAFAAASSKTSLTKFFQVTTEDGVTLDGWMVMPDNFDSTLKYPVVFHVYGEPAATTVNDQLGAGSNRLYKGNMSADGYIYISLDNRGTPAPKGREWRKSIYRKVGVINARDQAMAAKQIMKWSFVDPTRIAVWGWSGGGSMTLNLLFRYPEIYTTGIAIAAVANQLTYDNIYQERYMGLPQENRADFLEGSPVTYAKNLKGNLLYIHGTGDDNVHYQNAELLINELIKHNKQFSLMSYPNRSHSISEGEGTNEHLRTLYTEYLKKHCPPGGRK